Proteins from one Physeter macrocephalus isolate SW-GA chromosome 16, ASM283717v5, whole genome shotgun sequence genomic window:
- the LOC102992177 gene encoding 60S ribosomal protein L7-like 1 translates to MAEVEPRKKILLVPENLLKKRKAYQSLKATQAKQVLLQRKEQKKGEKLKFKQLEWFLHESWWQLRDRVQLRQLEVKPHGLEVPDKHSLAFVVHIQMINRVSLLVQRTIARLGLSKIFSHVFMKVTP, encoded by the coding sequence ATGGCAGAGGTAGAGCCAAGAAAAAAGATCCTTTTGGTTCCAGAAAATCTCCTGAAAAAGAGGAAGGCTTATCAGTCCCTCAAAGCCACCCAGGCAAAGCAGGTGCTTTTGCAAAGGAAGGagcagaaaaaaggagaaaaactcaAGTTTAAGCAACTAGAATGGTTCCTACATGAGTCCTGGTGGCAACTACGTGACAGGGTGCAACTCAGACAACTAGAAGTGAAACCTCATGGCTTGGAAGTGCCAGATAAACACTCCTTGGCCTTTGTTGTACACATCCAAATGATTAATAGGGTGAGTTTACTGGTGCAGAGGACCATTGCAAGACTTGGCCTGAGTAAGATTTTCAGTCATGTCTTTATGAAAGTAACCCCTTAA